Proteins from one uncultured Anaeromusa sp. genomic window:
- a CDS encoding GDSL-type esterase/lipase family protein: MYRAGKIIVCCLLFLLASASLFGEPALPRPQSLASEERREAVAQPLLRWTPIADALQYELEIWTRSPEEAPEGFGPLLKTKQVFQAAYQADFSLWDEEQTLYWRVRALDLDGQPISRFSQSEVLQVNPKNKGLLRPVLNADFNAGGMASLLYPVYTWVMIPGASGYEVELLTAEPENPIGTEASTYRIWSQRVGAVIDCYDELPRSKPGVYYWRVRGLDEQGGPVGVWSETGRFTVDPANDGWYSASFGDSIVHGGGSVSFSPADKEYDFQTYLHFSHVNLGRSGDTTETMLARFDADVLPYNPKYLLILGGTNSLRGGVPAEQVIQELTEIGEKCRVKGIRPIFLTLPSINPAAIERVFDEPTSEGWRSAFTKVNQFIRRQPYYIDLEPHFIDSKGVMQNRLAIDGLHPGLEGKELMAQIIERNWVRVTR, encoded by the coding sequence ATGTACCGCGCAGGGAAAATAATTGTATGTTGCTTGCTGTTTTTGTTGGCGTCGGCTTCTCTGTTTGGCGAGCCGGCATTGCCGAGACCGCAGAGTTTGGCGTCGGAGGAGCGCCGCGAGGCGGTGGCGCAGCCGTTGCTTCGCTGGACGCCCATTGCAGATGCGCTACAATACGAATTGGAAATTTGGACTCGCTCGCCAGAAGAGGCTCCTGAAGGATTCGGGCCGCTTTTAAAAACCAAACAGGTTTTTCAGGCTGCGTATCAGGCTGATTTTTCCTTATGGGACGAAGAACAAACTTTATACTGGCGGGTGAGGGCTCTGGATTTGGACGGACAGCCGATCAGCCGTTTTTCTCAGAGCGAAGTGCTGCAGGTAAATCCTAAAAACAAAGGACTGCTTCGGCCTGTGCTGAACGCAGACTTCAACGCCGGCGGTATGGCCTCGCTGTTGTATCCGGTTTATACCTGGGTCATGATTCCTGGAGCCTCCGGGTATGAAGTGGAGCTTTTGACGGCGGAGCCGGAAAATCCGATAGGAACGGAAGCGTCGACATACCGTATTTGGAGTCAACGGGTGGGCGCTGTTATTGATTGTTATGACGAGCTGCCGCGCAGCAAGCCAGGCGTGTATTATTGGCGGGTGCGCGGTTTGGACGAGCAAGGAGGCCCTGTAGGCGTATGGTCGGAGACGGGGCGCTTTACGGTGGATCCTGCCAATGACGGCTGGTATTCGGCTTCTTTTGGGGATAGTATTGTCCATGGCGGCGGTTCGGTTTCTTTTTCGCCGGCTGACAAGGAATATGATTTTCAAACGTATCTTCACTTTTCACATGTGAACCTGGGGCGCAGCGGCGATACCACAGAAACCATGCTGGCTCGCTTTGACGCGGACGTATTGCCTTACAATCCGAAATACCTCTTGATTTTGGGCGGCACCAACAGTCTGCGCGGCGGCGTGCCGGCAGAGCAGGTTATCCAAGAACTAACGGAAATTGGCGAAAAATGCCGCGTTAAGGGCATTCGGCCTATTTTCCTCACCTTGCCGTCCATTAATCCGGCGGCCATTGAGCGGGTGTTTGACGAGCCAACGTCAGAAGGCTGGCGCAGCGCTTTTACTAAAGTCAATCAGTTTATTCGCCGGCAACCGTACTATATTGATTTGGAGCCTCATTTTATTGACTCCAAGGGCGTAATGCAAAACCGCCTAGCCATTGACGGACTTCATCCCGGCTTGGAGGGTAAAGAACTTATGGCGCAAATCATCGAGCGGAATTGGGTGCGGGTTACGCGTTAA
- a CDS encoding beta-ketoacyl-ACP synthase III: protein MQRVVIRGTGHYVPQRRLTNEDLTRMVDTTEEWILSRTGISERRIAAPEEATSDLALAAARAALEDAGMAAQDLDLILVATVSGDYPFPAVACLLHHQLGCLPRTAAFDVSATCVGFLTALQVAEQYIRCGTHKNILVIGAEALSRFTDYEDRGTCILFSDGAGAAILSRGEEKDGAGILHTLLRADGQYADLLYIPGGGSREPAGKNKMAMDGNKIFKLAVNAMTQAVKEALAATNLTIDDIDWVVPHQANQRIIDAVARHLSLPMDKVVCTVREYGNNSAATIPLAFDLAIKEGKIQRGQKVLLTAFGGGLVWGAAILEY from the coding sequence ATGCAACGAGTGGTGATCCGGGGGACTGGGCATTACGTGCCGCAAAGGCGCTTGACGAATGAAGACTTGACTCGTATGGTCGATACAACCGAGGAGTGGATACTTTCGCGTACCGGTATTTCCGAACGGCGTATCGCCGCACCGGAAGAGGCTACATCCGATCTGGCTTTGGCGGCTGCTCGGGCGGCTTTAGAAGACGCCGGCATGGCGGCGCAGGATTTGGATCTGATTTTGGTCGCCACAGTAAGCGGTGATTATCCGTTTCCGGCCGTAGCCTGCCTTTTGCATCATCAACTGGGCTGTTTGCCCCGTACGGCTGCGTTCGATGTCAGCGCAACTTGTGTGGGCTTTTTGACGGCGTTGCAGGTTGCCGAGCAGTATATACGTTGCGGCACCCATAAAAACATATTGGTAATCGGCGCGGAAGCGCTGTCTCGTTTTACTGATTATGAGGACCGCGGCACTTGTATTTTATTTTCCGATGGCGCTGGCGCAGCTATTCTATCCAGGGGCGAGGAAAAAGACGGCGCAGGGATTTTGCATACGTTACTGCGCGCTGACGGTCAATACGCTGACCTGCTCTACATTCCCGGCGGCGGCAGCCGCGAACCGGCCGGAAAAAATAAAATGGCCATGGATGGAAATAAAATTTTCAAGTTGGCGGTCAACGCCATGACGCAGGCGGTAAAGGAAGCCTTGGCGGCTACCAATCTGACGATTGACGATATCGATTGGGTGGTGCCTCATCAGGCCAATCAACGTATTATTGATGCGGTTGCCAGACATTTGTCACTGCCGATGGACAAGGTTGTGTGCACGGTTCGTGAGTATGGCAATAATTCGGCGGCTACTATCCCGCTGGCTTTTGATTTGGCGATTAAGGAAGGGAAGATTCAGCGCGGCCAAAAAGTGCTTTTAACGGCTTTTGGCGGCGGCTTGGTTTGGGGCGCGGCCATTTTAGAATATTGA
- a CDS encoding VOC family protein — MYKLAHVGLVVKNADVSKAFYQQALGCEVENVYQDERIKLVFLNAGGQIIELVQRLQQEPAERQDGVVDHLAFWVPDVVVEMERLRSLGIMPLTEQPASLGKSLQNFFFLGPDGERVEFMQGSLF, encoded by the coding sequence ATGTATAAATTGGCTCATGTCGGTCTTGTAGTGAAAAATGCAGATGTTTCTAAAGCCTTTTATCAACAGGCGCTTGGTTGTGAAGTGGAAAATGTGTATCAAGACGAGCGGATTAAATTAGTCTTTCTCAACGCGGGAGGACAAATCATAGAACTGGTGCAGCGGCTGCAGCAAGAGCCGGCGGAACGCCAGGATGGCGTAGTGGATCATTTGGCGTTTTGGGTACCGGATGTGGTGGTAGAAATGGAGCGTTTGCGTTCGCTTGGCATTATGCCGTTAACCGAGCAGCCGGCTTCGTTAGGGAAAAGTTTGCAGAACTTTTTCTTCTTAGGGCCAGATGGAGAACGGGTGGAATTTATGCAGGGGTCGCTGTTTTAG
- a CDS encoding histidinol phosphate phosphatase → MVFDSHCHTVFSTDSRMTLEEAMEAAATKEIGLIITEHMDYDYPQPEAFLFEPQEYLAAYAPYRSEKLMLGVEIGMRAECKAANRTLLESHPFDQVIGSIHVVEGMDIYDAAFYKGRSKRDVYCRYFEAMLQCVEEYDFIDALGHIDYIARYARYEDTEVYYGEYMDLIDAILLVVAGRETALEINTRRLESPLRLRQLLPIYERFAALGGRFVTIGSDAHKPEDVGRWLRKGLAIAEFAGLQPVYYRERRRYGYDDKVLV, encoded by the coding sequence ATGGTTTTTGACAGTCATTGTCATACCGTATTTTCTACGGATTCGCGCATGACCTTGGAGGAGGCTATGGAGGCTGCGGCGACAAAGGAAATCGGCCTGATTATTACGGAACACATGGATTATGATTATCCCCAGCCGGAAGCGTTTCTTTTTGAGCCGCAAGAGTATTTGGCAGCCTATGCGCCCTATCGCAGCGAAAAGCTGATGCTGGGGGTGGAGATCGGCATGCGCGCCGAGTGCAAGGCGGCCAATCGGACGCTGCTTGAGAGCCATCCTTTTGATCAAGTTATCGGTTCGATTCATGTCGTGGAAGGCATGGATATTTATGATGCGGCGTTTTATAAAGGACGCAGCAAACGGGATGTTTACTGCCGTTACTTTGAAGCTATGCTGCAATGCGTGGAAGAATATGATTTTATTGACGCCTTGGGACATATCGACTATATTGCCCGCTATGCGCGGTATGAGGATACGGAAGTGTATTACGGCGAATATATGGATCTGATTGATGCGATTCTTCTGGTCGTTGCCGGGCGTGAAACGGCATTAGAAATCAACACGAGACGCTTGGAGTCGCCGCTGCGCTTGCGGCAGCTATTGCCTATTTATGAGCGCTTTGCCGCTTTAGGAGGCCGCTTTGTGACGATTGGCTCTGATGCGCACAAGCCGGAGGATGTGGGGCGTTGGTTGCGCAAGGGGCTGGCGATAGCGGAGTTTGCCGGTTTGCAGCCTGTGTATTATCGGGAAAGACGACGCTATGGGTATGATGACAAGGTGTTAGTTTAA
- a CDS encoding iron-containing alcohol dehydrogenase: protein MQQIILGGDSLWLGRGAVKELGTLQAKRAFIVTGGSSMKRYGFLEQAEVALRSTGCEVYLHEGVPANPDTEAVLAGVRAMREFQPDLVLAMGGGSPIDAAKVMTLFYEYPELTFAAAREGRLPQKRQRTRLVVAPSTSGTGSEVTWAAVVTFREDEIKIGLKSNAFIPDIAILDPELTLTMPAAVAAETGMDAVTHAVESYLNKKRNPFSDCLAKEAVAGLLRHLGASCGGDEEAREEVHYLQCMAGLAFHNTGLGLSHGIAHAIGGRYGLGHGLINAIALPYVLRYNRRDDWAKGREQELAKAAQVPDLAEALLKLRRAVAIPHSFADVLSLREWQDGLESVTAKALLGSTQVNPAEINAEEMRKLLNMIYDGRLDDVALI from the coding sequence ATGCAACAAATCATTTTGGGCGGTGACAGCTTATGGCTGGGGCGCGGCGCTGTGAAGGAATTGGGGACGCTGCAGGCTAAAAGGGCATTTATTGTAACCGGCGGCTCTTCCATGAAACGCTACGGCTTTTTAGAACAGGCGGAAGTGGCGTTGCGTTCGACGGGGTGTGAAGTCTATTTGCATGAGGGCGTTCCGGCCAATCCGGATACGGAAGCTGTCTTGGCCGGCGTGCGGGCCATGCGGGAGTTTCAGCCGGATCTGGTGCTGGCAATGGGCGGCGGATCGCCTATTGACGCGGCTAAAGTGATGACGTTGTTTTACGAGTATCCGGAGCTTACTTTTGCAGCAGCCAGAGAAGGCAGGCTGCCGCAGAAAAGGCAGCGGACCCGGCTGGTGGTGGCGCCGTCTACTTCCGGTACAGGGAGCGAAGTCACTTGGGCGGCGGTAGTCACGTTCCGGGAAGACGAAATTAAAATTGGCTTGAAGAGCAATGCGTTTATTCCGGATATCGCTATCTTGGATCCGGAATTGACGCTGACTATGCCGGCGGCCGTGGCGGCGGAGACCGGCATGGATGCAGTGACGCATGCGGTGGAAAGCTACTTAAATAAAAAACGCAATCCTTTTAGCGATTGCCTGGCGAAAGAGGCGGTTGCCGGATTGCTGCGGCACTTGGGAGCTTCTTGCGGCGGCGATGAAGAAGCGCGGGAAGAAGTTCACTATTTGCAATGTATGGCTGGCTTGGCCTTTCACAATACCGGTCTGGGCCTGTCTCACGGCATTGCGCATGCTATTGGAGGGCGTTACGGCCTGGGACACGGTCTGATCAACGCCATTGCGCTGCCGTATGTTTTGCGTTACAATCGCCGCGACGACTGGGCCAAAGGGCGTGAGCAAGAGCTGGCCAAGGCGGCGCAAGTGCCGGATTTGGCGGAGGCGTTGCTAAAATTGCGCCGTGCCGTGGCCATTCCGCACTCCTTTGCGGATGTGTTGTCGCTTCGAGAATGGCAGGATGGCTTGGAAAGTGTTACTGCAAAGGCGCTGTTGGGTTCGACGCAGGTGAACCCAGCGGAAATCAATGCAGAAGAAATGAGAAAACTTTTGAACATGATTTACGACGGGCGTCTTGATGACGTAGCGCTTATTTGA